A single genomic interval of Zonotrichia albicollis isolate bZonAlb1 chromosome 33, bZonAlb1.hap1, whole genome shotgun sequence harbors:
- the LOC141726152 gene encoding uncharacterized protein LOC141726152, with translation GPGPRGPPLHPQNPPGWDPRPPKPPRESSELRAGVPGWGFGGVPLFHPLPSSSPPPPRRAFLPPAFSKKTKKQKGKKKKKKKKKKRQKRTKKKGEKKIKKAKKKGKKIRKKKANAAAAAARRPGGGTGGPGRPPPHPSCFQGPRPRRPRCPPCLVLPPRAPPGSGSAGAGEGGEPWRPPPQNPPPPTHPNLRAQPPRRAGGAPQPPPPAIPAPGGSVKCNNPPKKNPQNPTPPSFEGRPEGQSGTLEPPPAPPPHPRCPHPPPPPQATIRGSRGGGLLQPKIGGGVANCGGGGLSNPSPPQKGFAPPPPTQRGSVRPSPPPPSISPSPNRFQLRPPPQFSPGASRFFHSPPPPNIKYRGRGPQTPPPHPPHIYLTPQLGGAPSPILGVSGGGFTPLPPPLKRGDAPSPPRFQPSPPPFAATSQPPPPLWSGGCDPPKEGTKEGDPPQIPPKILLDPPRGWGGALGPPPTMVSPNPAAGLERGGLRFFWGGSPSILGWVVG, from the coding sequence GGGCCCGGCCCGAGGGGAccccccctccatccccagaaCCCCCCGGGATGGGACCCccgacccccaaaacccccccggGAAAGCTCCGAGCTCCGGGCGGGGGTCCcagggtggggttttgggggggtccctctgttccatcccctcccctcttcctccccccccccccctcggAGGGCTTTTCTTCCTCCCGCGTTTtctaaaaaaactaaaaaacaaaaaggcaaaaaaaaaaaaaaaaaaaagaaaaaaaaaaggcaaaaaaggacgaaaaaaaagggggaaaaaaagataaaaaaggcaaaaaaaaaaggaaaaaaaataaggaaaaaaaaggcaaacgcCGCCGCCGCAGCCGCGCGCCGCCCCggggggggcaccgggggtcccggccgcccccccccccacccctcgTGCTTCCAgggcccgcggccccgccggccccggtgCCCCCCGTGCCTTGTGCtgcccccccgtgccccccccgGCTCGGGGTCTGcgggtgctggggaggggggggagcCATGgagaccccccccccaaaacccccccccacccacccaccccaaTCTCCGGGCTCAGCCCCCCCGCAGGGCCGGGGGTGctccccaacccccccccccagccaTTCCTGCCCCGGGGGGGTCGGTCAAGTGCAataacccccccaaaaaaaacccccaaaatccaaccccCCCCAGCTTTGAGGGGCGCCCCGAGGGTCAATCAGGCACTTTAGAGCCCCCCCCCGCGCCCCCTCCCCATCCTCGCTgtccccaccccccccccccaccccaagCGACAATCAGGGGGTCCCGCGGGGGGGGGCTCTTGCAACCAAAGATTGGGGGGGGGGTCGCAAATTGCGGGGGGGGGGGATTGAGCAACCCCAGCCCCCCCCAAAAAGGCTTCGCACCCCCCCCGCCCACACAGCGGGGGTCTGTCCGTCcatccccccctcccccctcaatatccccctccccaaatcgcTTCCAGCtccgcccccccccccaattttccccaggGGCCTCCCGGTTCTTccacagccccccccccccaaatatAAAATACAGGGGGAGGGGTCCCCAGACCCCCCCCCCTCACCCACCACACATCTACCTCACCCCACAGCTCGGGGGGGCGcccagccccattttgggggtGTCGGGGGGGGGGTTCACCCCTTTGCCCCCCCCCCTCAAAAGGGGTGacgccccctcccccccccggTTTCAGCCATCACCCCCCCCCTTTGCTGCTACAtcccagcccccccccccactTTGGTCGGGGGGCTGTGACCCCCCCAAGGAAGGAACCAAAGAGGGAGACCCCccccaaataccccccaaaatcctcctggaccccccccggggctgggggggggcgTTGGGACCCCCCCCCACCATGGTGAGCCCCAACCCCGCTGCTGGTTTGGAGAGGGGGGggctgagatttttttggggggggtccccatCAATCCTGGGATGGGTGGTGGGGTGA